CGCCGCCGTGACCCGACGCGTCACTCGCCCTTTGCGGATTTGAACGGTTTTGTTTATCACCAGAATTGGTTACACAACTTGCTGATTGCCGCTTCGCTCGGCGGCCATAGATGCTGACCCACAAAATTCGATGGGATCAGTGATTTGAAGCGGTATGAGTCAGTGCCTGCGGCTGAAACTTTTACATATTGAAGGGGTTATACGGTAAAGCCAAAATCCCAGCGACCTTACCGTATGATTTTTCAAAAATAATGACACTACCCCATGCCGCGCAGCATCCTTCTTTGTCGCTGCTGTTCTGTGCGCCACGGCTGGGAAAAGGAAGCTGCGCGCTTTTCTCCTTTGCGGACGTGACGTCCGCGCTCCCAGCCAGGTTTTCTTGCTTGCGATTCGTCAGGGTGTCGGGGCTGATGCGTTACTGTCTTGCGTCGTTTGGCCTGACGGGCGGGTACTCTAACACAGGTGGCCCAAAAGAAAAGAAAAGAGCCGCAGCGATTGCGCACGCGGCTACGGTGCTTGTCTCGGTTACTCGTCATAGCGGCTGCAATAAAGCTTGCCGTCATAATCAATCAAGCCAAGTCTGAAGCGATCCAGAAATCCCAACCGGCCGAGCACGTTGCGATTGATGTATTCATCCGCGGGAAAACAAACGCCTGCGTCAAAGGCGTAATCGAGCCCGGTCATCGTCACGGTGTGTCGGTAGGCAATGAAGCTGCCGGTGGGTGTGCCGGTACGCACGCGCTCGCCGCTTTCGATGTCGAGTCCGAGGCTTTCTCCATGACGCCGCTCGAAAACGCAATTCGTCGAGCCGGTGTCGAGTTTGGCGGCGCAGGCGAGAGAGACGCCAACCAAACCAATGGTCACGTCAACTGTGATGCCGGGCAGTCCGGGATCATAGTTGATGAGCCGCGCAAAACTCATTTGATAATCCATCTTCATTCTCCCAGATAGCCTTCGTAATCCGGGGGCAACACAAAATCAACATAGGCATTACTCACGCCAGCCTGGCGCGCGGCGGCGGCGGCTTCCGGGTAATTTTTTCCCGTGCCCAACAAGCGGTCACCGTCGAGCGCTACGTACCTTCCGCCATATTCCGCGCGATGTGCTTTCAGCCATTCGGCATGCTGGCGGCGTCTATGCTCAGCAGTAAAGGCATCGCTCACAGGCAAGCTTGGCGGCGCAGCTTCGACCGTAGCTTGCCGCAGTTGCTCACGCAGGAATTGCGAAAGCTCCGCTTGTTGCAGTTTGTCCAGCCCACCGATTTGCTGCTTCATCGTTTCCAACAACCCCACTGACATATTTCCTACCTCCTTGGCGGGGATTGTAGCCTCAAAGCCAAACCAAGCCAAAGATAGCAAGTTCAGGTTTGGGCGGAAAGCTCTCTCCCAGTTTTCCCCAAAGAATAGAGCCGCCGCGATTGCTCGCGGCGGCTCTATTTTAGAATCAGATTTGAACGATAACCTTATTCGATCTCGTCGTCCTTGATCTCGAAGGCGAATTCTTCTTCGTTGATTTCAGGGAGTTCCTGTTCTTCACCGAGGAAGCTGTCTTCTTCGTTCTCTTCCGCATCGGCATCGAACTCTTCTTCCACGACCGGGACGGCGCGTCCGGCGGTGGCGGCGACCATTTGTTCGATGTAACTTTGCGTGTCATCCACCTCTTCGGCCTTGGTGTCTTGCATCGTCGGGTCGTGTAAGACCTTGACGTTGCGGTAGTACTCCATGCCGGTGCCCGCCGGAATCAGGCGGCCCATGATGACGTTTTCTTTCAAACCGCGCAGGTAATCGGTGCGGCCTGAAATCGCGGCTTCGGTCAGCACGCGGGTCGTCTCTTGGAAGGAGGCGGCGGAAATGAACGATTCGGTCGAGAGCGAAGCCTTGGTGATGCCGAGCAGCAACGGTTCCGCCGTGGCTTGCTGGCCGTCTTCGGCTTCGACGCGGGCGTTCTCATCCTGGAAGCGGAAGCGGTCAACCTGTTCTTCCAATAAGAACTCGGTGTCGCCGACGTCTTTGATGCGCACCCAGCGCAGCATCTGGCGCACGATGACTTCGATGTGCTTGTCGTTGATGTGCACACCCTGGAGGCGGTAAACCTCTTGGATCGCGTTGACCAGATAACGTTGCAGGGCTTCCATACCTTGCACGGCCAGGATGTCGTGCGGGTTGAGCGGGCCATCCATCAACGGTTCGCCGGCGCGCACGCGGTCGCCTTCTTGCACGTTGATGTGGGTGCCGCGCGGCACGCTGTATTCGCGCTCTTCGGCGTTTTCGCCGACGACACTGATCTTTTGCGAACCTTTGGTGACGTTGCCGAATTTGATGGTGCCATCAATCTCGGACATGATCGCCTGCTCTTTGGGCTTGCGGGCTTCAAACAGTTCGACAACGCGCGGCAGACCGCCGACGATGTCTTTGGTGCGCGAGGCTTCACGCGGAATCTTGGCGATGACGTCGCCGGGCGCGACTACGTCGTTGTTGCTCACCATCAGGTTGGCGCGAATCGGCATGGTGTAGGACTTGAGCACCTTGCCCGAATCAGTACGAATCTCGATGCGGGGCTGGCGTTTGTCGTCCGGCGAATCCATGACGATGGGGCGCGTCATACCGGTCACTTCGTCCACTTCCTCGTGCACGGTGACACCTTCCAGCAGGTCGCGCCAATGCACGTGACCGCCGACTTCGGTGAGAATCGCGTTGGTGTACGGATCCCACTCGGCAATCTTCTGGCCCTCTTCGACGCGGCCGTGGTCTTTGAAGTTGATCGTTGCGCCGTAAGCAATCGGGAAGCGATCCACTTCGCGGCCACGGTCGTCCACCACCAGCACGGAACCGTTGCGGTTCATCGCCACGATCTTGCCTTCGCGGTTCACGACGGTGTTGAGGTTGTCGTACTTGACGGCGCCGGGCAGGCGCGCTTCGTGCGAAGACTGTTCGGCCACGCGCGAAGCCGTACCGCCGATGTGGAAGGTACGCATCGTCAACTGCGTGCCGGGTTCGCCGATGGATTGGGCGGCGATGACGCCCACGGCTTCGCCGATGTCCACCTTTTGACCGGTGCCCAGGTTGCGCCCGTAACAGAGAATGCAGCAACCGCGCCGTGATTCGCAGGTCAAGACCGAGCGAATGCGCAGCCGTTCGATACCGGCGTTCTGGATTTCGGTCGCGGTGTCTTCGTCAATGGCCACACTGGCTTTGGCCAGGAGTTCGCCATTGATCGGGTCAATCACATCTTCGAGCGCCACGCGGCCAATGATGCGTTCGCGCAAGCCTTCGACAATGTCGCCGGCTTCGATAATCGCTTCAGCCCAGATGCCTTTGATCGTGCCGCAATCGGGTTCGCTGATGATCACGTCCTGCGCGACGTCCACCAGGCGACGAGTCAGGTAACCTGAATCCGCCGTCTTGAGCGCCGTATCGGCCAAGCCTTTGCGTGCGCCGTGTGTCGAGATGAAGTACTGCAACACGTCGAGGCCTTCGCGGAAGTTGGCGCGGATGGGCGTCTCGATGATTTCGCCCGAAGGCTTGGCCATCAGGCCGCGCATACCGGCAAGCTGGCGAATCTGCTGGTTGTTGCCGCGCGCGCCCGAATCGGCCATCACCAGGATCGGGTTCAGGGTGCCCGATTCTTTTTCGCGGCGGCCCATTTCTTTGAACATCTCGTCGGCGACCTTTTCGGTCATCTCCGACCAGATGGCGACGATCTTGTTGTAGC
This genomic interval from Acidobacteriota bacterium contains the following:
- the rpoC gene encoding DNA-directed RNA polymerase subunit beta' codes for the protein MYKYAGEKTLVPNFKSIRISLASPEKIKAWSHGHVTKPETINYRTFKPERDGLFCARIFGPVTDWECLCGKYKRMKHRGVVCDKCGVEVTQAKVRRERLGHIELASPCSHVWFFKGLPSRIGHLLDIPLRELEKVLYFENYIVIADAKEIAELGLPLKEREMVSDERYRQLKTEFPGKFNEDVCRMGAEAIKYLLQRVEIDELAEELRHKMKNETSQQKKLKFSKRLKVVDSFRKSGNQPNWMILDVIPVIPPELRPLVPLDGGRFATSDLNDLYRRVINRNNRLSKLIELKAPEVIVRNEKRMLQEAVDALFDNGRRGRVLRGVNNRPLKSLSDTLKGKQGRFRQNLLGKRVDYSGRSVIVVGPELKLHQCGLPKKMALELFKPFIYNRLEAEGHAATIKQAKELVEDQDEVVWDILEKVIKDHPVLLNRAPTLHRLGIQAFEPVLVEGKAIKLHPLTCTAFNADFDGDQMAVHVPLSPEAQIEASVLMLSSNNILSPASGQPIAVPSQDIVLGCYYLTRALEGTKGEGRAFSSMDEVLLALDAKMVTTQSKIRLRYTGRLIDLDTERDNQDIIKAQVKDVDRTINTSVGRVIFNQALPKEMPYINGMLKKKGLTSLVNYCFLRLGHVITVEALDSLKALGFYYATRAGLSIGIDDMVTPPDKKALVKSADDEVIKVEEQYKEGVITNGERYNKIVAIWSEMTEKVADEMFKEMGRREKESGTLNPILVMADSGARGNNQQIRQLAGMRGLMAKPSGEIIETPIRANFREGLDVLQYFISTHGARKGLADTALKTADSGYLTRRLVDVAQDVIISEPDCGTIKGIWAEAIIEAGDIVEGLRERIIGRVALEDVIDPINGELLAKASVAIDEDTATEIQNAGIERLRIRSVLTCESRRGCCILCYGRNLGTGQKVDIGEAVGVIAAQSIGEPGTQLTMRTFHIGGTASRVAEQSSHEARLPGAVKYDNLNTVVNREGKIVAMNRNGSVLVVDDRGREVDRFPIAYGATINFKDHGRVEEGQKIAEWDPYTNAILTEVGGHVHWRDLLEGVTVHEEVDEVTGMTRPIVMDSPDDKRQPRIEIRTDSGKVLKSYTMPIRANLMVSNNDVVAPGDVIAKIPREASRTKDIVGGLPRVVELFEARKPKEQAIMSEIDGTIKFGNVTKGSQKISVVGENAEEREYSVPRGTHINVQEGDRVRAGEPLMDGPLNPHDILAVQGMEALQRYLVNAIQEVYRLQGVHINDKHIEVIVRQMLRWVRIKDVGDTEFLLEEQVDRFRFQDENARVEAEDGQQATAEPLLLGITKASLSTESFISAASFQETTRVLTEAAISGRTDYLRGLKENVIMGRLIPAGTGMEYYRNVKVLHDPTMQDTKAEEVDDTQSYIEQMVAATAGRAVPVVEEEFDADAEENEEDSFLGEEQELPEINEEEFAFEIKDDEIE